Proteins from one Impatiens glandulifera chromosome 2, dImpGla2.1, whole genome shotgun sequence genomic window:
- the LOC124926147 gene encoding 65-kDa microtubule-associated protein 3-like has protein sequence MSTKMINKEDPLLQVETTCGSLLYELQIIWDEVGESETERDTMLLELERECLEVYRRKVDQANRSRAQLRQAIADSEAELAAICSAMGERPVHIRQSDQNLGSLKEELRAILPQIEEMRKRKFSRRTQFIEVIEEIQQISNEIHMSSYTGSNSLIDESDLSIRRLEELQKELQALQKEKSDRLIYVVDLLNNLNSLCAVLGVDFNQTAGEIHHSYGNNPEGDRVNISDEAIGRLTTGIEMLREIKIQRMQQLQDLATTLLRLWNLMDTPVEEQQVFHNVTRNVAASEQEMTEPNMLSVEFINNVEAEVMRLDELKASKMKELVMKKRLELEEVCKKTHLLPESDNNAIDILMAAIESGTVDPVGVLEQIELQISSVKEESLGRKEILERVDKWILACEEECWLEEYNQDENRYNAGRGAHLTLKRAEKARALVNKLPGMMEALASKTRTWENERGMDFNYDGIRLLSMLEEYTMLRQEKEQERKRMRDQKKLQGQLMAEQEAMFGSKPSPLKQQQLQSGKKASRRQSIGGQPQQTSNRRLSLGGPTLLQQQTPKATPNTRQPKKNPNNNNNDHLDSFPSLSTVRRGLDIAGINNNNSPMKRKPFSPISSTESSKSNMANLLEELNNRKQTTDMLSQITTPYKINSSEEENYNNRNTPIKMMAIPVPSTPLTVSVPMQTSKTPAHVPVAPIHFNLKPTPPPVEENVVEYSFEERRFGFVLPSTTPLKLSLVQV, from the exons ATGTCTACTAAGATGATCAACAAAGAAGATCCACTTTTGCAGGTGGAAACAACATGTGGATCTCTTCTATATGAGCTTCAG ATTATATGGGACGAAGTGGGTGAATCTGAAACAGAAAGGGATACAATGTTGCTTGAACTTGAACGGGAATGTCTGGAAGTGTATAGAAGGAAAGTAGATCAAGCTAACCGTTCTAGAGCTCAACTAAGGCAAGCCATTGCTGATTCTGAAGCAGAGCTTGCAGCCATTTGCTCTGCAATGGGTGAAAGACCTGTACATATTAGACAG TCTGATCAAAACCTGGGAAGTTTGAAAGAAGAACTGAGAGCTATTCTTCCTCAAATAGAGGAAATGAGAAAAAGGAAATTCAGCAGGAGAACTCAATTCATTGAAGTTATAGAGGAAATACAACAGATATCAAACGAGATTCACATGTCTTCATACACTGGTTCCAACTCATTGATCGATGAATCAGATTTATCTATAAGAAGACTTGAAGAACTGCAAAAAGAGCTGCAAGCCCTTCAGAAAGAAAAG AGTGATCGATTGATTTACGTTGTCGACCTTCTAAACAATTTGAATTCTCTATGTGCTGTGCTCGGAgttgattttaatcaaactgCAGGCGAAATTCACCATAGTTATGGTAATAATCCTGAAGGAGACAGGGTGAATATAAGCGATGAAGCTATTGGGCGATTGACGACTGGAATAGAAATGCTTCGTGAGATCAAAATACAGAGAATGCAGCag CTTCAAGACCTTGCAACCACCTTGTTGAGGCTATGGAATCTAATGGATACGCCTGTTGAAGAGCAACAGGTTTTCCATAACGTGACTCGAAATGTAGCGGCTTCTGAGCAAGAGATGACTGAGCCTAATATGCTTTCAGTAGAATTCATCAACAAT GTTGAGGCTGAAGTTATGAGGTTAGATGAATTGAAAGCTAGCAAGATGAAGGAACTTGTAATGAAGAAAAGATTAGAGCTTGAAGAAGTTTGCAAGAAGACACACTTGCTTCCTGAATCAGACAATAATGCCATTGATATTTTGATGGCAGCTATTGAATCTG gAACGGTTGATCCTGTTGGGGTACTTGAGCAAATCGAGCTACAAATCTCGAGTGTGAAAGAAGAGTCTTTGGGTAGGAAAGAAATACTAGAAAGAGTGGATAAGTGGATATTAGCTTGCGAGGAAGAGTGCTGGCTTGAGGAGTATAACCAG GATGAGAACAGATACAATGCTGGTCGTGGTGCTCATCTTACTCTGAAACGAGCTGAAAAGGCCCGTGCTTTGGTCAACAAACTCCCAG GGATGATGGAGGCACTTGCATCCAAAACCAGAACATGGGAAAACGAGAGGGGAATGGATTTCAATTACGATGGT ATTCGTCTTCTTTCTATGCTTGAAGAGTATACCATGCTGCGGCAAGAGAAAGAGCAGGAGCGAAAGAGAATGAGG GACCAGAAGAAGTTACAAGGACAGTTAATGGCAGAACAGGAGGCAATGTTTGGTTCGAAACCGAGTCCTTTGAAGCAGCAACAACTCCAAAGTGGGAAGAAGGCCTCAAGGAGGCAGTCAATTGGTGGGCAGCCGCAGCAAACCAGCAACAGAAGGCTTTCTCTTGGAGGACCAACTTTACTTCAACAACAAACCCCTAAAGCCACTCCAAATACCCGCCAGCCAAAGAAGAAtcccaacaacaacaacaatgatCATCTCGATTCATTCCCATCTTTGTCAACAg TGAGGAGAGGATTGGACATTGCTggcattaataataataattcaccAATGAAGAGGAAGCCATTTTCGCCCATATCTTCAACAGAATCATCCAAGTCCAACATGGCAAATCTTCTAGAGGAGTTGAACAACAGAAAGCAGACAACTGACATGTTATCGCAAATTACTACACCTTACAAGATTAATAGTTCGGAGGAAGAGAACTACAACAACAGGAATACTCCCATCAAGATGATGGCGATACCGGTCCCATCTACGCCTTTAACTGTGTCTGTTCCTATGCAGACATCCAAGACTCCTGCACATGTTCCTGTTGCTCCAATTCATTTCAACCTTAAACCGACACCACCACCAGTTGAAGAGAATGTTGTTGAGTACTCGTTTGAAGAAAGGAGGTTCGGATTTGTTCTTCCATCAACAACACCCCTCAAGCTGTCACTCGTACAAGTCTGA
- the LOC124926149 gene encoding probable rRNA-processing protein EBP2 homolog, with protein MGYPDAKNIDHESQSESESESEEENVLQSEPSKKAINNHQGLLDKLADISWPENVDWIHKLTVDIDREQEVDVNDDLTRELDFYTQALGGARQAFTKFQSMKLPFLRPPDYYAEMVKSDSHMVKVKGRLLSDKKQMEEAEERRKARESKKIAKEVQSEKLKERSKQKKEEMEKYKKLRKQTKQGGFSNSRKDEADLDLSFENGNMFEKSESKRRRTGVAPGDRSGGKGGRQGGGAGAKGGKRKGREHKDSKFGHGGRKGMKKQNTKETTNDFRSFDNGSKGKGGASGDRKRKR; from the coding sequence ATGGGTTACCCTGATGCCAAAAATATCGATCACGAGTCACAATCCGAGTCTGAATCAGaatcagaagaagaaaatgTCTTGCAGAGTGAGCCTTCAAAGAAAGCCATAAACAATCATCAAGGTCTACTTGATAAACTTGCAGACATTAGTTGGCCCGAGAACGTTGATTGGATACACAAGCTTACAGTTGATATCGACAGAGAGCAAGAAGTAGACGTGAACGATGATCTTACACGCGAGCTCGATTTCTACACGCAAGCATTAGGAGGTGCTAGGCAAGCTTTCACCAAATTCCAGTCTATGAAGCTTCCATTTTTAAGGCCTCCTGACTATTACGCAGAAATGGTAAAAAGCGACTCTCATATGGTGAAGGTTAAGGGTCGGCTTTTGTCAGACAAGAAACAGATGGAAGAGGCTGAAGAGAGGAGGAAAGCTCGAGAATCGAAGAAGATAGCGAAAGAGGTGCAGTCTGAGAAGCTTAAAGAGAGGTCTAAGCAGAAGAAAGAGGAAATGGAGAAGTATAAGAAGCTAAGGAAGCAGACTAAGCAAGGTGGATTTTCGAACAGTAGGAAAGATGAAGCGGATTTGGATTTGAGCTTTGAAAATGGGAATATGTTTGAGAAGTCTGAGAGTAAGAGGAGGAGGACGGGAGTGGCTCCTGGAGATCGTTCTGGAGGGAAAGGAGGAAGACAAGGTGGTGGTGCTGGGGCTAAAGGGGGTAAGAGAAAGGGTAGGGAACATAAAGATTCCAAATTTGGCCATGGAGGAAGGAAAGGTATGAAGAAGCAGAATACAAAAGAGACCACAAATGATTTCCGCAGCTTCGACAATGGCAGTAAAGGTAAAGGAGGAGCTTCAGGAGACAGGAAGAGGAAAAGGTAA
- the LOC124925191 gene encoding uncharacterized protein LOC124925191, with amino-acid sequence MANEEDVGSKAVKRYEGLITLRTKSIEGKGGAWYWTYFEPILTQNPETNQPKAAMLKCTLCASTFSASNPSRTANEHLKKGTCPNFNSPFSQNHHHHHHRRRSFTPSSSSSVLYPLQSQRNLLLSGGKDDFSALAMLEDSVKKLKRPKPIPAPSLTLLQVHSAIDTLSHWFYESYGSVSISALQHPKFKAFLNQVGLIAVTQKDILGSRLESRFRNVKMESESRINESPFFQVASDGWKIKNRETQKLVRFFINLPNGSSVFHKTCFVAKTVPSEYAEEILRDSLTKTGNDNIVHRCVGIVTDKYKMSALRNLEIEYPWMVNLSCQIQAFISLIKDFITHLPIFKSVVDNCSKLTNNRFHNDVEFFIPMLDDVHKSTIPVEDAGFRNNLEAVRSLTKMMKGMADEIRLERPLVSQCLPLWDELRGKVKEWCAKFNVDLNEVETILERRFDKNYHPAWSAAFILDPRYLLRDENGKYVPPYQYLTVEQEKDVERVITSRLVSKEEIPIALMELKRWRIEGLDPLYAKAVQVKEKDTRTGKMKMANPSSSRLVWETCLKDLETIGKVAVKLLFLHGTASCGFNKVDWGSLRVCEVGLESVEKMVFIATQAKLERRDFSSDEQGKDTP; translated from the coding sequence ATGGCTAACGAAGAAGACGTTGGCAGCAAGGCCGTGAAGCGGTATGAAGGTCTAATCACGTTACGAACTAAGTCGATCGAGGGAAAGGGAGGAGCTTGGTATTGGACATATTTCGAACCCATTTTAACTCAAAATCCAGAAACCAACCAACCAAAAGCTGCTATGCTCAAATGTACATTGTGCGCTTCCACCTTTTCTGCATCCAACCCTTCTAGAACAGCCAATGAACATCTCAAGAAAGGAACTTGTCCCAATTTCAACTCTCCTTTTTCTcagaatcatcatcatcatcatcatcgaaggaGAAGCTtcactccttcttcttcttcctctgttttaTACCCATTGCAGTCGCAGAGGAACTTGCTTTTATCAGGCGGGAAAGACGATTTCTCTGCTCTCGCAATGTTAGAAGATAGTGTTAAGAAGCTTAAACGACCAAAGCCCATACCTGCTCCATCTTTGACTCTCCTGCAAGTACATTCCGCCATTGATACACTCTCCCACTGGTTCTACGAATCTTACGGCTCAGTTTCAATTTCAGCTCTCCAACACCCAAAATTCAAGGCTTTCCTCAATCAAGTCGGCTTGATCGCTGTTACCCAGAAAGATATTCTTGGTTCGAGATTAGAATCGAGATTTAGAAACGTAAAGATGGAATCCGAATCAAGAATAAACGAGTCACCGTTCTTCCAGGTCGCGTCCGACGGGTGGAAAATCAAGAATCGCGAAACCCAGAAACTAGTTAGATTCTTCATCAATCTTCCAAACGGATCGAGCGTCTTTCACAAAACCTGTTTCGTCGCGAAAACCGTCCCTTCCGAATACGCAGAAGAGATTTTACGAGACTCTTTAACAAAAACAGGTAATGACAATATTGTTCATAGATGTGTAGGCATAGTTACAGATAAGTACAAGATGAGCGCTTTAAGAAATTTGGAAATTGAATACCCATGGATGGTTAATTTATCTTGCCAGATTCAAGCTTTCATTAGTCTCATCAAAGATTTCATAACCCATCTTCCAATTTTCAAATCCGTCGTTGATAACTGTTCTAAACTAACGAACAATAGATTCCATAACGACGTCGAATTTTTCATCCCAATGCTGGACGACGTTCATAAATCGACGATCCCTGTTGAGGATGCGGGATTTCGCAACAATTTGGAAGCCGTCCGATCGTTAACAAAGATGATGAAAGGAATGGCAGACGAAATCCGTTTGGAAAGGCCGTTGGTTTCACAATGCCTTCCTTTATGGGATGAATTGCGGGGAAAGGTTAAGGAATGGTGTGCGAAATTCAACGTGGATTTAAATGAAGTCGAGACAATTCTAGAGAGGCGGTTTGATAAAAACTACCATCCTGCATGGTCAGCTGCTTTCATTCTTGATCCTCGATATTTAttgagagatgaaaatggaaaATACGTTCCGCCTTACCAATACTTGACGGTTGAACAAGAGAAGGATGTGGAGAGGGTGATCACGAGTAGATTAGTTTCGAAAGAAGAGATTCCGATAGCTTTAATGGAGTTAAAGAGATGGAGGATTGAAGGATTGGATCCGTTGTATGCGAAAGCCGTGCAAGTTAAAGAGAAGGATACGAGGACAGGTAAGATGAAGATGGCGAATCCTAGTAGTAGTAGATTGGTTTGGGAGACTTGTTTGAAAGATTTGGAAACGATTGGGAAAGTGGCGGTTAAGCTTTTGTTTCTTCATGGAACCGCCTCTTGTGGGTTTAATAAGGTTGATTGGGGGTCGTTAAGGGTTTGTGAAGTTGGTTTGGAAAGTGTTGAGAAAATGGTATTTATTGCGACTCAAGCTAAGCTTGAAAGACGAGATTTTTCGAGTGATGAACAAGGGAAAGACACTCCCTAG
- the LOC124926151 gene encoding hypersensitive-induced response protein 4-like — translation MGNVMFSFCGCVGQSSVGVVERWGKFDRLAEPGCYGFNPTDGVYLVGKLSTRLHALEVRIDTKTKDNVFVQLLCSIQYRVVKENAQDAFYQLANPTEQIQSYVFHEIRAHVPRLSLDELFEQKGEVAQAVLLELAKVMGAYGYRMEHILVVDIIPDPTVRDAMTQINAAQKLQLASVYRGEAEKIMLVKKAEADAEAKYLGGVGVARQRQAITNGLRENILDFSYKVEGASSKDVMDLILLTQYFDTIRDVGNSSKNTTVFIPHGPGYVGEITEQIRKGRMEAVVPANVNA, via the exons ATGGGCAACGTAATGTTCTCATTCTGCGGTTGTGTCGGCCAGTCAAGCGTTGGGGTGGTGGAAAGATGGGGAAAGTTCGATAGGTTAGCCGAGCCTGGTTGCTACGGCTTCAACCCTACCGACGGCGTATATCTAGTTGGGAAACTGTCCACCAGGTTACACGCACTTGAAGTTCGTATCGACACAAAAACGAAG GATAATGTATTCGTCCAACTTCTTTGCTCAATCCAATACCGTGTTGTCAAAGAAAATGCACAAGATGCTTTTTACCAGTTAGCAAATCCTACAGAACAGATTCAATCTTACGTCTTTCATG AGATTCGAGCTCATGTTCCTAGGCTGAGTCTGGATGAACTCTTTGAACAAAAGGGTGAAGTTGCTCAAGCTGTCTTACTTGAACTTGCAAAG GTTATGGGAGCATATGGGTATCGAATGGAACACATTCTGGTGGTTGATATAATACCTGATCCTACCGTTCGCGACGCCATGACCCAGATCAATGCAG CTCAAAAGCTTCAGCTAGCGAGTGTATACAGAGGTGAGGCAGAGAAGATAATGTTAGTGAAGAAAGCAGAGGCGGATGCAGAAGCCAAGTACTTGGGTGGGGTTGGTGTGGCTAGGCAGAGGCAGGCAATAACAAACGGACTGAGGGAGAATATCTTAGATTTCTCGTATAAGGTTGAAGGGGCTTCGTCAAAGGATGTGATGGATCTCATCTTGCTCACGCAGTATTTCGATACGATAAGGGATGTGGGGAACTCATCTAAGAACACTACTGTCTTTATTCCTCATGGACCAGGTTATGTTGGGGAGATTACCGAACAGATTCGTAAGGGGAGGATGGAAGCTGTTGTTCCTGCCAATGTCAATGCCtag
- the LOC124926150 gene encoding protein PPLZ12-like yields the protein MGNAFIFCGCVDQASVGIVEKWGRFERLAEPGFHFFNPLAGQCLTSILSTRINSLDVRIETKTKDNVFVQILCSIQYRVVKEHADDAFYELANPKEQIQAYVFDVVRAHVPRLNLDDLFEQKGEVAKAVLEELEKVMGGYGYNIEHILMVDIIPDTAVRKAMNEINAAQRLQLASVYKGEADKILQVKKAEAEAESKYLGGVGVARQRQAITDGLRENILNFSHKVEGTTAKEVMDLIMITQYFDTIKDLGNSSKNTTVFIPHGPGHVRDIGDQIRNGLMEASSARVVDSD from the exons ATGGGAAACGCCTTCATTTTCTGTGGATGCGTAGATCAGGCGAGTGTCGGCATAGTCGAGAAGTGGGGACGATTCGAGAGGTTAGCAGAGCCAGGTTTTCACTTCTTCAATCCTCTCGCCGGTCAGTGTCTCACCTCAATTCTCTCCACAAGGATCAACTCTCTCGATGTTCGCATCGAGACCAAAACCAAG GACAACGTCTTTGTGCAAATTCTTTGCTCAATTCAGTACCGTGTTGTTAAGGAACACGCAGACGATGCATTTTATGAGCTAGCAAACCCTAAGGAGCAGATTCAAGCTTATGTATTTGATG TTGTTCGAGCTCATGTTCCCAGATTGAACCTTGACGATCTCTTTGAGCAAAAGGGTGAGGTTGCTAAGGCAGTTTTGGAGGAACTTGAAAAG GTTATGGGAGGATATGGGTACAACATTGAACACATTCTGATGGTTGATATAATTCCAGATACGGCTGTGCGCAAAGCAATGAACGAGATAAATGCAG CTCAAAGACTTCAGCTTGCAAGTGTATACAAAGGAGAAGCAGATAAGATACTCCAAGTAAAAAAGGCAGAGGCAGAGGCTGAATCGAAGTACCTTGGGGGTGTGGGAGTGGCAAGACAGAGGCAGGCGATAACAGACGGGTTGAGGGAGAACATATTGAATTTCTCTCATAAAGTGGAAGGAACCACGGCTAAGGAAGTGATGGATTTGATAATGATAACACAGTATTTCGACACGATAAAGGACTTGGGAAATTCGTCAAAGAACACTACTGTGTTTATTCCTCATGGACCTGGACATGTTAGGGATATTGGAGATCAGATACGCAATGGCCTCATGGAAGCTTCTTCTGCTCGCGTTGTTGATTCTGATTAA